One Oreochromis niloticus isolate F11D_XX linkage group LG16, O_niloticus_UMD_NMBU, whole genome shotgun sequence genomic window carries:
- the LOC112844175 gene encoding interleukin-1 receptor type 2, protein MDLSLVLVSFVFFFGLCGKCRGSEEENCTDHKLQFERVFSVPGDVAMLRSTLVSSDVFDFKTVPYNITWYNSVSGQEISSQAGHIMVHEETLWFLKVTMNDSGDYVTILRTPSHCYRQASRLVVEERLPGECGRPRKAYQPLTKGVTDNLSCPLRNEMNKLNSYNIPSSIKWYRGCDPIEDGTGGYEYWGTRLKIISVELQHKGTYTCTLTFTLGGIKGSVSETINAEVKESYSLVPQVHEPSNEVIKAQSGYNFTKRCLVFVPGVGKPFVDIYWLDKDGFIDTNTSHRVHMLEQRLLPQDGSSKGAWLETWLIFSELKEEDFNINYTCRVYSDRGFPEAYFSLQPADSNITVVTGA, encoded by the exons aTGGACTTAAGTCTAGTCCTGGtaagctttgtgtttttcttcggGCTGTGTGGAAAATGTAGAGGATCTGAAGAGG AGAACTGTACTGACCACAAACTCCAGTTTGAGagggttttctctgttcctGGAGATGTGGCTATGCTGAGAAGCACACTGGTCTCCTCAGACGTCTTTGACTTCAAAACTGTCCCGTACAACATCACGTGGTACAACTCAGTGTCGGGCCAAGAAATCAGCAGTCAGGCTGGTCACATCATGGTGCACGAGGAGACTCTGTGGTTTCTAAAAGTAACCATGAATGACAGTGGGGATTATGTGACCATACTGAG GACTCCTTCCCACTGCTATAGACAGGCCAGCCGACTGGTGGTGGAGGAAAGACTTCCAGGAGAATGTGGAAGGCCGAGGAAAGCTTATCAGCCACTTACAAAAGGAGTGACTGACAACCTGAGCTGCCCTCTGAGGAACGAAATGAATAAGCTGAACAGCTACAACATCCCTTCCTCCATCAAGTGGTACAGA GGTTGTGACCCCATAGAGGACGGGACAGGCGGCTATGAGTACTGGGGCACCAGACTGAAAATTATCAGTGTGGAACTTCAACACAAAGGCACCTATACCTGTACTCTGACATTCACTCTGGGTGGAATCAAAGGGTCTGTGTCAGAGACTATTAACgcagaggtcaaag AGAGTTACTCTTTGGTTCCACAAGTGCATGAACCCTCAAATGAAGTAATCAAAGCACAGAGCG GGTACAACTTCACTAAAAGGTGCCTGGTGTTTGTGCCGGGTGTTGGGAAGCCTTTTGTTGATATTTATTGGTTGGACAAAGATGGATTCATTGATACAAACACCTCTCACCGTGTCCACATGTTAGAACAGCG TTTGCTGCCCCAAGATGGCTCCAGTAAAGGTGCGTGGTTAGAGACCTGGCTGATATTTTCTGAGCTGAAGGAGGAGGACTTcaacataaactacacctgCCGTGTGTACAGTGACAGGGGCTTTCCTGAAGCATATTTCAGTCTGCAACCAGCAG ATTCGAACATCACCGTTGTAACTGGTGCCTGA
- the LOC109197618 gene encoding interleukin-1 receptor type 2: MDLSLVLVSFVFFFRLCGKCRGSEEENCTDHKLQFERVFSVPGDVAMLRSTLVSSDVFDFKTVPYSITWYNSVSGQEISSQAGHIMVHEDTLWFLKVTMNDSGDYVTILRTPSHCYRQACRLVVEERLPGECGMPRKAFQPLTKGVTDNLSCPLRNEMNKLNSYNISSSIKWYRGCDPIEDGTGGFDYWGTRLKIISVELQHKGTYTCTLTFTLGGIKGSVSESIKAEVKESYSLVPQVHEPSNDIIKAQRGYNFSKRCLVFVPGVGKPSAYLYWLDKDGFFDTNTSHRVHMLEQRLLPQDGSSKGAWLETWLIFSELKEEDFYINYTCRAYSDRGFPEGYFSLQPADSNIIVVIGSVLGGVMVVLIITFIVYYISKINGVL; this comes from the exons ATGGACTTAAGTCTAGTCCTGGtaagctttgtgtttttcttcaggcTGTGTGGAAAATGTAGAGGATCTGAAGAGG AGAACTGTACTGACCACAAACTCCAGTTTGAGagggttttctctgttcctGGAGATGTGGCTATGCTGAGAAGCACACTGGTCTCCTCAGACGTCTTTGACTTCAAAACTGTCCCGTACAGCATCACGTGGTACAACTCAGTGTCGGGCCAAGAAATCAGCAGTCAGGCTGGTCACATCATGGTGCACGAGGACACCCTGTGGTTTCTAAAAGTAACCATGAATGACAGTGGGGATTATGTGACCATACTGAG GACTCCTTCCCACTGCTATAGACAGGCCTGCCGACTGGTGGTGGAGGAAAGACTTCCAGGAGAATGTGGAATGCCAAGGAAAGCTTTTCAGCCACTTACAAAAGGAGTCACTGACAACCTGAGCTGCCCTCTGAGGAACGAAATGAATAAGCTGAACAGCTACAACATCTCTTCCTCCATCAAGTGGTACAGA GGTTGTGACCCCATAGAGGACGGAACAGGCGGCTTTGACTATTGGGGCACCAGACTGAAAATTATCAGTGTGGAGCTTCAACACAAAGGCACCTATACCTGTACTCTGACATTCACTCTGGGTGGAATCAAAGGGTCTGTATCAGAGTCTATTAAAgcagaggtcaaag AGAGTTACTCTTTGGTTCCACAAGTGCATGAACCCTCCAATGATATAATCAAAGCACAGAGAG GGTACAACTTCAGTAAAAGGTGCCTGGTGTTTGTGCCGGGTGTCGGGAAGCCTTCTGCTTATCTTTATTGGTTGGACAAAGATGGATTCTTTGATACAAACACCTCTCACCGTGTCCACATGTTAGAACAGCG TTTGCTGCCCCAAGATGGCTCCAGTAAAGGTGCGTGGTTAGAGACCTGGCTGATATTTTCTGAGCTGAAGGAGGAGGACTTCTACATAAACTACACCTGCCGTGCGTACAGTGACAGGGGCTTTCCTGAAGGATATTTCAGTCTGCAACCAGCAG ATTCAAACATCATCGTTGTGATTGGATCTGTACTCGGTGGTGTGATGGTTGTCCTTATTATCACTTTCATTGTCTACTATATTTCTAAGATCAATGGTGTGCTGTGA